From one Cyanobacterium stanieri PCC 7202 genomic stretch:
- a CDS encoding hypothetical protein (KEGG: cyh:Cyan8802_2890 hypothetical protein~SPTR: Putative uncharacterized protein), producing MDVKLLLLVLTGLFIVAALFFGTRNGFYDSDNYDGNGSAH from the coding sequence ATGGATGTTAAACTATTATTATTAGTTTTGACTGGTTTATTTATCGTGGCAGCTCTGTTTTTCGGCACTAGAAATGGTTTTTATGATTCCGATAATTATGACGGGAATGGTTCTGCTCATTAA